The genomic segment GCCCCGCTGGATGTTGAATGAGCGACAACGTACAGTATGTCGGCTTTTAAATATGCACAATGCCATCTCTCTGCTGTCATcgagatttgtttttctcaaataccctgcaaacatggaggagctgtTTGGACAAGCAGGTCAGGAAACACCTAGCCTCCAGGGACTGTCCCAATTTTGGTTGAATGTTCAGAAATGAAACTAAGAAAATAATTTACAGACGAGTACATGGCACAGATAATTTACCTTTAAACTTCAGGTTGAAGCCAGTGAGCTGTAGAGCTTGAGACCAGTTTTCCTGTAAATGTCGAGGTATAAGATGAACAGTTTCATGGCATCACAACAGAAAGATAATGTGGAGCAGGACTTTTCCTGTAAAGGAGATATTATGCTAAACTACACTATAACTTGTCTTATAAGTAGCACATATTTGGTGTGTATTTACATGCAGAGACTTGGGAACGGCGGGGAAGCTTCtcattaattcagttttaataagaaagtgaaagtgttcCTCATTCAAGTTTGTATTAACTGTAAAATGCATTGTGCGAGAGTCAAATGCTGCTACTTGCAATAGGGTAAAATGAATAGTTTACGTAACCACTATGTGCTGCAAacaatcatttttcatttaaattggGTAAAGTCTGCTAAAAAGTCATTGAATGACACTACTATATGCAGGACATCATGGCATCTTATTAGCACTCAGCATAATGTCACCAGGTTTCATTCCATTGTTTGTTTACTTCTCTCCATGCCTCTGCCTGTCCCTCCCATAGTATTTTAAAACAGCTAACAAAGCTGAGTACTGTgtgctttcaggtatttaacatGTATTCACACAGTAGCAGGGTGGGTCTGCGACTTTCAACATCTATTCACAGCTCGTCTCAAGGGACCCCAACGACCCAGTAGTTGGTGGTCGCTACTGGTCAATGACCTGCTTGTTTAACATAACAACTCTCATTATCTGTAACAATCCACCACGTttaaatacctgaaacctcccactaGTCAGTATGTTCACATACAAAATGATCtcggagagagaaagtgagaataTCCTTCATTTCTGTGTCAGCTGCCATGCAGTCAAGTTGAGTAACACATAGTGTGCCTGCAGAGGGCCGACTTCACACTCAGGTCAGTAGGTGACCGTCTTTTACAGAAGTAGCTACCTGCATTTAAACACTGCCtgtgacaaaaacagaaaatcacaaTTTAGTTTGACAGAAATGTGTTAATGGTGAAACTCCAGCCCTCGACAGGCTGACAACTGGTGTAACTTCGTCACTCTATAGAATTGAACTGAACATTTTCTTGAgtggctgtatgtgagaacgtaAATGTCTGAGTCAATTGTTCCGGGTATATTCCACAACTTTGCTCCCAAAAGGTCTAAGTGAGTTCATGTGAGAATAGAGGACTGAAATTCACAGCGAGTGAGTTGGTGTGTAGGTGAGGTTTAAAACTCAGAATGGACAcaaatctcaggatgaaaacaaagtgttctACATGTAGAAGACGCAGAAATAGATGTAAACTTGGAAAGACAGCGAGATTctagagcttttggtgataggAGCatgtgtcgatgtgctgtacaaaatcaaaacattatttttacgCAGTAGGATTCatacatcatgtcctgcctcctgcctcctgcatgatTTACCCAAACACCAACTCTTGCCCTTTATTTTGAATGTGTTGGACCTAGACAATCTCCTGCTTCCGtcatatgtgaaaggaaacTTTCTCAATGTAAAATATCTACTCTTCACACACAATTAATTTCCGGgagttaaagtttaaaatcGGCTCATCAGTCAGTCTTGGACTTTAGCGTTTATATGGCCAGCCCCAGTGTTGAGGTCCAGGTCCACGCTTGgctgaaataaatgtaattctTTCACATTAGTAGCTCCTCTTTGAACAGTTTTGAAGAAACAcccacacattcaaacatgtttttccttcttcctggTTGGCATCAACCTCCTGTGAGATTGTGAGATTGCTGTTTGTAGTGGGAGGAACTGAGAATTTTGGAGCTAAACAAGTTTCCAGGAATTACACaaagaaatatgtcaaatagcaaatatatttaaagagaTTCAATTTGAAATGGGGAAAAAGCGTATCCACTTCAGCATCTAAAAGAGCGCTTGTTTTGCTTTTAGACTCTTCAtatgagatatatatatttcaagTAGTTTTTGATCCTCTATTTAAAGTCAAAGGTTTGCTTTTATTCAAGCGTTATTAGTCCTTTTTTCAttgaattttacattttacaagttGTTGTTCTTAACATCTCCTATTAAATTCTCTTATCCCCTTAGATTTTTCATCTACAGGCGAACATTTGATTTCACGCCTCTCTGTCCAGGATTACTGGACATTCttggcttcttctttttcttcttcgcTGTGGTTCATTAGAAGGAATGTTTTAATCCCCAGGAACAGTCTGCAGGTCTGCTCGTCCCTGTGGCTGACAGTGAGATCCAGATGGAGCTCAACTGCTGAACTTTGCCACAACCCTCGAGGGAGATGAACAGTTGCCAGTTTGCTCCTACTGTTGGTTTCATGGTTTCAAGTGAAACATGATTCATATTTGTCAAAAGGTTTATAcaacttaaataataattaaccaAATCTGCTTTATCCAGATGAAATATTTAATACTCCCTGTGTTTGTTAAGGGTTCTCTTAAGGCTGTATCGATATGACCTTATCTACGCTCCTCATACATACGTGCACTCTTCAACCTGTGGTATGCATAGCAGCTCTGAAATTATTTGAATTAGTTATGTTCTTGTTTGCCGTTGAGTTCACGACAGTAAGTGGATAATCAGGTCCCACCATCTCAGGCAGCGGCTTGTCGCACAGATTGTCGGCACCCAAAACTTCACACATACTAACAGCAGAGATCTCTCTGTTACTTTGCTCTCAACTGTCAAGAATGTTTCTGATTAATTGCCGAAACGCGTGACAAATTAGACACTAACCTGAGCTGTTTGACCCTTGAACCTTTGTGCATAAGATTAGATATTAATGCTTATTACTTGTTGTTTTACTTGGTTGTCTCTGTCACAGGGTGGCAATATGTCAGCGGAATAGAAATTTACACTCCAAGCGACTTGGAGGCAACCAACGGAACAGATGTGAAACTGAAGTGCACCTTCACCTCCACTTACCCGATGTCGGCCAAGTCAGTCACAGTGTCGTGGAACTTCAGGCCCATGAACTCGGGAACAGATGAGTCGGTGTGTAGGAACTGagcttttattaaaaaactactttgactgtttttatttattgtaatttaatGTCGTCATTTGCTCGTTTCATTGTATCGCTCTTATTCTTGAATCAATGGTCAGTTGATACATTTGACTGACTCCTAACAGCTGTGAATCCAGAGGCGAAGAGTGGGTGGCAGGGCTTATAGCTGCTCATGATGAATCTTACAGTACATACATTATTTTAGAATTAGATCATGTTTGTAAACAAGGTAAGACTGGAGTGTTCAAAGTGATCATCAAAGGTCAGGAGCATCAGCTACTGTCCACGCCTTCATGGTCACAAATTCTCCTTGAAGAGCAAGCGACTCTCGCGTTGTGTTGAGCATTTCAAAATGTGTAAGGAAGGGAAACTTAGCCCCATGTTCTCCGTACCGGAAAATGTGCACGTAGCACAGAAATGCTAGCTTCGTCAAGCTGCGCTACGTTAGCTTGCTAACAGCTTACATagccagagcagcagcattttaGTAGAAGCAATAATTTGGACTCATACACTAAATGATCTTTATGCATTAtatgctttttgtttgtgtttcaggtgtttTACTACCAGGAGAAAGCGTACCCTCCAGACACTGGGCGCTTTAAAGGCCATGCAGTGTGGTCGGGGGATATAACGCGAGGGGACGCCTCCATCACCCTGCATGAGGTGCCCCCGACCTTTAACGGTACCTTCGTCTGCCAGGTGCGCAACCTTCCAGATGTGCACGGCAAAAATGCAGAGATCAGCTTCAGAGTCGTTGACAAAAGTAAGACATCTGGGATCAAGAGTATATAAGTATTTTTTCATCTCATTTTGGCTTTTCAGTCAGTAACAGTGTTTTCAGAATATATTTAGATTGAATTAATTTACTGGTCTTGGTAGAAATATTCTGGCCTGGATGCTCTATCaatcttttttctctctattgtgttctctgctgcttttcaccagaTGTTAACACTTATTTGTCTTCCATTGCCTCTAGTTACTCTCACTGACATCAGCATCCTGGCGATCATCATCGGAAGCGCCTTTGGCGTAATCCTGATCCTCTTCGCTATCTTTGTGGCGGTGAGGCTTCACAGGAAACGGAGCATGGAAAACGACATCGAGCTGCGCCCAGGGGAGCAAGAGTGGAAAGACACGACCGTGTGGTGAGGACCAAAGAGCAGGAGCGACGCTCGCTTCTTCTTTGGGACTGGTGTGGCGTCTAATTAGCTGTTTGGGTCCACTCTGCTGGAAGAGCTGACGAAAGCTGACGAAAGCAAAGCATCTTTGCTCCTCCAATGTGAACCTAGTTTACTCACTTCAGTATTAGAACTGTAATGCACCACACATCCAATTTGTTGTCACACCAAATCATTCCACACTTTTTTATGCTTTTACCAAAAGTTCTGTTCAGTATTTAAACTGTAGACTAGGAGATGTAAATATGGATGGATTTCTAACAAATAGGGGGTCTTTAAACTTGTCCATTAACCTCAATTCACAGCAGCAGTGCTCACTGcatcaattacatttatttttttatcatatagCAATGAAATGACCAGTTAAATGtgtctttattatattttttaaattgatctTGTAGTGCTGTGCTTCAACTGAATCATCATTGAAAGTTGGTCTCCTTTATACAACATTTATCCCTAAAGAGCACAACGGCACTTAAGACATGATACTGCTGTGGTGAATTGAGTGTGTATCTTCTCTTTTGCCTTCTCCTGAGGGATTGTATTATAGGTGTAACTTTTTCTGAGCATAACCCTCCCCCTGCTTCACAGTGTGTGCCACTTTTACTTATGAACACATGTCTACTAACCCTGAGACGTTAAATCCAGTGAATCCACAGTGGTTTTGGTGGAGAAATGTTGGGGAACTAATGTTTTGGTCATCTCTGTCCACTGAGAGAAGCCGTGCATCGATTCTCCGTGGTACTCTGGCTGGGTTTACTACGAGCTGAGGATTTGGGGTATTGTATTCATTATCATCTTCAAGCAATCCATGTTTGCTGAGGTAAACCAAAAGTGGGTCTTTTGTTAATTTGCATTGGTCCAATTATTCACCACTTTGTACATCAATAGCCcaacccatgtgtgtgtgtgattggatTGCATTTGTTCCGTCGGGGTGGGGTCAGTGCTCCGGAAGAGGCAGTTCCTCTGAAAGTTGTGGCGAAAAAAGAAGCTGAAAGTTCAGATGATGAAGCGTCTGAGCCCAGCGGCGGCGATGCcgatgaggaagaagatgatgatgatgaggatgaggatgatgatggcgGCGGTGGTGATGATGATTAAATTGCGATTGATAATTCATTGTTCacatgtaatttattttttgtcaaaaaGAGTATTAGCCTTATACTCCTGTAGCACTGACGGACGGTTTTAAAAGATGGAAAAAATTCAATACAGCAGCTTTTTTCTGCCCTTTCTTCTTCCTTGTCAAAACCTACATTACCCACGATGCAATTAGATCACTGACAGTTTGGTTGGCAGATGCTAATTTCTAAGCTCAGCAGCAGGGTACCCTCATTCTACGTTTCATACTCTTCCGACCCAACCAACACTGACTCAAGTGACATCACCTGAAACTATTTTTTGGAATTTCACACGGCTCTCACAGCAACATGGGGCTTTAAACAACTTTTAAGATATATAGTATTACtcataaaatgtataaaatcacTGGAGCTCCCCTCTTTTCTTTGCCTGTTGTATCgatgtggatggatggatgattctTTTGTAAATGCTCTGTTAGTAACTGTGCTTGTTAGTGCTAAGTTGATTGTTTCCATAGAGCTGctcttggaaaaaaaatgtgctGTCTCAGATCAATGAGAATACGAACTATAGATTCAGCCAGTTTAATTTAGTTCATTctgaacactcacacacagacacacacacattgaatgtGTATATGGTCCACTGCCACACCAGGCCTTTCTGCTACTCACTTCCCGAATGCACCGGCTGAGAGTAGACAAAGCCAAAGTTGTTTTAAAGATATATCTTTAAACTGTGTTTTATGTCTTTACCGATGGTTTTATGTGTTTctggaaaggaaaagagagaatggGTGTTTTAGCTTCCAGAAAATCCAGAGTGAGACGTGTGATTGATGAGTTGTGTTCTGCCTCAGCAACGCTGATTTAGTATTTTGATCCTGTACATAATGTAAAATAGGCAGAACtttacacttttttaaaaaTCACATCCTATAATGTTTGTCACCAAATGAGTCTCTGTTTAAACACTGTATAATAAAATGACTACTTTTGAGATTTCGGAATAGCATTGTGTGCATTTTGATGAACGTGTTGAGGTGTGGGAACAGATCGGCTCATGAGCTGAACGGATCAGGCGAGGGAGTGTGAAATACCAAGCAGCAGCCACTCCCGAATGTGTCACACATGGCTGTATACAGTCACATGTCATTACTCTTAAAGCAGCTGAGCAATCTTAACCATGCAGCCTTTGACTGATTCGATTTTCTGACTAATCTAGTTATCGTGTCTGATATTCGATTAAACATCTTATGGAATGTGTCTGAATCAGTTTGAAATAATCTTACtgggatattttttttaagtttcatttCAGTTTACTCCTGAGTAACCACAGGAATACTGCAGGTTAAATAACTTATTCACTGTAAAGTCTTCCCAGTGCTTTGAGTGAATCATAGTTCAATATAAACTACCAGAGACACATAGGACACATCTTCGCCTGGTGGTATTTTAGACATATTacttcattgtgttttctcacatgTTATAACTCA from the Platichthys flesus chromosome 15, fPlaFle2.1, whole genome shotgun sequence genome contains:
- the mpzl2b gene encoding myelin protein zero-like protein 2b, with the protein product MLNYYPMCRLWPLLLVGGLLLPGWQYVSGIEIYTPSDLEATNGTDVKLKCTFTSTYPMSAKSVTVSWNFRPMNSGTDESVFYYQEKAYPPDTGRFKGHAVWSGDITRGDASITLHEVPPTFNGTFVCQVRNLPDVHGKNAEISFRVVDKITLTDISILAIIIGSAFGVILILFAIFVAVRLHRKRSMENDIELRPGEQEWKDTTVCAPEEAVPLKVVAKKEAESSDDEASEPSGGDADEEEDDDDEDEDDDGGGGDDD